In Candidatus Omnitrophota bacterium, a single window of DNA contains:
- a CDS encoding DUF2953 domain-containing protein, protein MESGDALTGFVIIGIILSILIALCFVRISITARYSEIGLEAWAKIAFVRIPLYPPNKKVRTQAKKTVKEVKKKIKEETEEKGGPFEQFKRYYDLAIDLLKTLRKIIRIDRLKVRFTAAAKDEPAKAAVLYGKAWAAEGIILAVLENNIQVRKKEIAIEVDYLADRPTIYCFTKASVSVGGLFLGAFRFAKKFISHKVKEKGGTKNGKTNR, encoded by the coding sequence ATGGAAAGTGGTGATGCTTTGACCGGGTTCGTCATAATTGGAATTATCCTGTCAATTCTTATTGCTCTTTGTTTTGTTCGCATATCTATAACAGCACGGTATTCTGAAATCGGACTTGAAGCATGGGCGAAAATCGCTTTTGTCCGTATTCCGCTCTATCCACCAAATAAAAAGGTGCGTACGCAAGCGAAAAAGACAGTCAAAGAAGTTAAAAAAAAGATCAAAGAGGAAACCGAAGAAAAGGGCGGGCCTTTTGAGCAGTTCAAAAGATATTATGATCTTGCGATCGATCTGCTGAAAACGCTTCGCAAAATCATCCGCATCGATCGGCTAAAAGTCCGATTTACCGCCGCAGCAAAGGATGAACCTGCAAAAGCAGCCGTTCTGTACGGAAAAGCTTGGGCAGCGGAGGGTATAATTCTGGCTGTTTTGGAAAATAACATTCAGGTACGGAAAAAAGAGATTGCCATTGAGGTAGATTATCTTGCTGACAGACCGACAATTTATTGTTTTACGAAAGCTTCAGTCTCTGTCGGCGGGCTTTTTCTGGGGGCATTTCGATTTGCTAAAAAATTTATCTCACATAAAGTAAAGGAAAAAGGTGGTACTAAAAATGGAAAAACCAATCGTTGA